ACTCATCAAAACAATTAAGCTCAACTATCTAAGGTTCTTCAATTATCAAGTCATCAAGAAATTATTATTTTTCATTCATTCTTGACAGCCATGGCTATTCGTATGCCTCTTATTAATCAAGCTAAACAAATTCTTCGACGATCTTCCTTCAGTGCCAGGCACACAGGTTCTAAATGGTCAGATGTACCAAAAGGTTATTGTGCAGTCTATGTTGGAGAACAAGAGAAAAAGCGATTCGTgattccattatcattcttaaacatatcttcttttcagaacttgTTAAGTCAAGCCGAGGAAGAATATGGTTTTAATCATCCAAATGGTGGACTTACAATACCATGCAGAGAGGATATATTCCTTGATCTCACTTCTCGTTTACGGGGATTATGAGGCAGGATTGATGCTTCAGCCTTTTTACTGACTGCAACATGTACAGAATTGATCATCATACATTTTTGTAGACATTTTTTCTTTGCTTTTTTGCCTTAAAGTAATAACTAGGGTTGGCTGTACTTTCTTTTCTATAAGAAAGTCCAATTTGCAGACATTTCTTTACTGGAAGACATTT
This genomic stretch from Apium graveolens cultivar Ventura unplaced genomic scaffold, ASM990537v1 ctg8851, whole genome shotgun sequence harbors:
- the LOC141705378 gene encoding auxin-induced protein 6B-like gives rise to the protein MAIRMPLINQAKQILRRSSFSARHTGSKWSDVPKGYCAVYVGEQEKKRFVIPLSFLNISSFQNLLSQAEEEYGFNHPNGGLTIPCREDIFLDLTSRLRGL